In Nitrosomonas ureae, the sequence CAAGTATTAGACTCTATGGATCTGGAACGTGAAAGAGGCATTACCATCAAAGCCCAAACAGCGGCATTAAGCTACAAAGCAAAAAATGGTGAAACTTATTTATTGAATTTAATTGATACACCGGGACATGTAAATTTTTCTTATGAAGTTTCGCGCTCATTAGCTGCCTGCGAGGGTGCACTTTTGGTAGTTGATGCTTCCCAAGGTGTTGAGGCACAAACCGTTGCCAATTGTTATACAGCGATTGAGCAAGATGTTGAAGTTGTTCCAGTTCTAAATAAGATTGATCTTCCCGCTGCTGATCCGGAACGTGTCATCAGCAACATTGAAGAAGTAATTGGAATCGATGCGCAAGATGCGGTCAAAATCAGTGCAAAAACAGGAGAAGGTGTAGCAGATGTTTTAGAAGCTTTGATCGCTAAAATACCCGCACCGAAAGGTGATCCGAGCGCGCCTTTAAAAGCCTTAATTATTGATTCCTGGTTTGACAACTATGTCGGTGTCGTGATTTTGGTCAGAGTGATGGACGGTAAGGTAAAACCTGGCGATAAGATATTGCTGATGGCCAGCAAAGCTGTGCAGTTATGTGAGCAGGTAGGGGTGTTTGTGCCAAAGTCAGTTTATCGTGATTTGCTCAGCGCTGGTGAGGTGGGTTTTATCATCTCGGGTATCAAAGAATTGAATATAGCAAAGGTAGGAGATACCGTAACTTCTGCAATTCATCCTGCGGCAAATCCTCTTCAGGGTTTCAAAGAAATAAAACCACAAGTATTTGCCGGTTTATATCCCGTAGAATCCAATCAATATGATGCGTTACGTTCTGCATTGGAAAAGCTGAAGCTGAATGATTCGTCACTACATTTTGAACCGGAAGTATCTCAGGCATTGGGTTTCGGCTTCCGTTGC encodes:
- the lepA gene encoding translation elongation factor 4, translating into MMQHIRNFSIIAHIDHGKSTLADRIIHLCGGLSDREMEAQVLDSMDLERERGITIKAQTAALSYKAKNGETYLLNLIDTPGHVNFSYEVSRSLAACEGALLVVDASQGVEAQTVANCYTAIEQDVEVVPVLNKIDLPAADPERVISNIEEVIGIDAQDAVKISAKTGEGVADVLEALIAKIPAPKGDPSAPLKALIIDSWFDNYVGVVILVRVMDGKVKPGDKILLMASKAVQLCEQVGVFVPKSVYRDLLSAGEVGFIISGIKELNIAKVGDTVTSAIHPAANPLQGFKEIKPQVFAGLYPVESNQYDALRSALEKLKLNDSSLHFEPEVSQALGFGFRCGFLGLLHMDIVQERLEREYDMDLITTAPTVVYQVLMRDSTVIEIENPSKIPDLSKIAEIREPIITSTIIVPEEYVGAVITLCVSKRGNQVNMQYMGKQVMLTYEMPLNEVVMDFFDRLKSTSRGYASLDYEFKEFRASDLVKLDVLINGDKVDALSLIIHRSSSQYRGRELVQRMRQLIPRQMFDIAVQAAVGAHIIARETVKALRKNVLAKCYGGDISRKRKLLEKQKAGKKRMKRVGNVEIPQEAFLAILQVDNK